The genomic interval TCGAGGTGTCGGTGATCGGGCCCTCACAGAGCTGGGTGGATCTGTTCGAGGGCCGGGTCATCGTGCTCGACATCAACGACAACACGCCCACCTTCCCGTCGCCTGTGCTCACGCTCACTGTAGAGGAGAACCGGCCGGTGGGCACGCTCTACCTGCTGCCCACTGCCACCGACCGTGACTTCGGTAGCAACGGCATCGAGCGCTACGAGCTGCTCCAGGAGcccgggggcggcggcggcggcggcggcggcggcgagggCCGGCGCGCTGGGCCGGCCGACAGCGCCCCCTACCCCGGGGGCGGCGGGAACGGCGCGAGCGGTGGCGGAGGCACCGGCGGCTCCAAGCGGCGGCTGGACGCGCCCGAGAACGGCGGCGGGGCGAGTCCCGGCGGCCGCAGCAGCGTGTTCGAGCTGCAGGTTGCCGACACTCCGGACGGCGAGAAGCAGCCGCAGCTGATCGTGAAGGGGGCGCTGGACCGTGAGCAGCGGGATTCCTACGAGCTGACCCTGCGGGTGCGCGACGGCGGTGACCCGCCGCGCTCATCGCAGGCCATCCTGCGGGTGCTCATCACCGACGTGAACGACAACAGCCCCCGCTTCGAGAAGAGCGTGTACGAGGCTGACCTGGCGGAGAATAGCGCCCCGGGCACCCCCATCCTGCAGCTGCGCGCCGCCGACCTGGATGTGGGGGTTAACGGGCAGATCGAGTACGTGTTCGGGGCGGCCACCGAGTCTGTGCGGCGACTGCTGCGCCTGGACGAGACGTCTGGCTGGCTCAGCGTCCTGCACCGCATCGACCGGGAGGAGGTGAACCAGCTGCGTTTCACCGTCATGGCACGCGACCGCGGACAGCCCCCCAAGACTGACAAGGCCACCGTGGTGCTCAACATCAAGGACGAGAACGACAACGTGCCGTCCATTGAAATCCGCAAGATCGGGCGCATCCCACTCAAGGATGGGGTGGCTCACGTGGCCGAGGACGTTCTGGTAGACACCCCCATCGCCCTGGTGCAGGTGTCAGACCGAGACCAAGGTGAGAATGGCGTGGTCACCTGCACTGTGGTGGgcgatgtgcccttccagctcaaGCCGGCGAGCGACACGGAGGGCGACCAGAACAAGAAAAAGTACTTCCTGCACACCTCGGCCCCTCTGGACTATGAGACCACCCGGGAGTTTAACGTGGTCATAGTGGCAGTGGACTCAGGCagccccagcctctccagtaaCAACTCCTTGGTGGTCAAGGTGGGGGACACGAACGACAACCCGCCGGTTTTTGGGCAGTCGGTGGTGGAGGTTTACTTTCCGGAGAATAACCTCCCCGGCGAGAGGGTGGCCACGGTGCTGGCTACGGACGCCGACAGCGGCAAGAACGCGGAGATCGCCTACTCGCTGGACTCGTCTGTGCTGGGGATCTTTACTATCGATCCGGATTCTGGGGACATCCTGGTGAATTCGGTGCTGGACCGCGAGCAGACTGACAGGTATGAGTTTAAAGTTAATGCCAAAGACAAAGGCATCCCCGTGCTCCAGGGCAGCACCACGGTGATCGTGCAGGTGGCTGACAAGAATGACAATGACCCTAAGTTTATGCAGGACGTCTTTACCTTTTATGTGAAAGAAAACTTGCAGCCCAACAGCCCAGTGGGGATGGTCACTGTGATGGATGCTGACAAGGGGCGCAATGCAGAGATGAGCCTCTTCATAGAGGAGAACAGTAACATTTTTTCCATTGAAAATGACACGGGGACTATTTACTCCACCATGTCATTTGACCGAGAATATCAGACCACCTATACTTTCCGGGTTAAGGCCGTGGACAGGGGAGATCCTCCCAGATCAGCCACAGCTACAGTCTCTCTCTTTGTGATGGATGAGAATGACAATGCTCCCACAGTTAACCTTCCCCGAAACATTTCCTACACTTTACTGCCCCCTTCAAGTAATGTCAGGACAGTAGTAGCTACGGTGTTGGCAACAGACAGTGACGATGGCATCAATGCAGACCTTAACTACAGCATTGTGGGAGGGAATCCCTTCAAGCTGTTTGAGATTGATTCCACCAGTGGTGTGGTTTCCTTAGTGGGGAAGCTCACCCAAAAGCATTATGGCTTGCACAGGTTGGTGGTGCAAGTGAATGACAGTGGGCAGCCTTCCCAGTCCACCACGACTCTGGTGCATGTGTTTGTCAATGAAAGTGTTTCTAATGCAACTGTGATTGACTCCCAGATAGCCAGAAGTTTGCATACCCCACTCACCCAAGATATAGCTGGTGATCCAAGCTATGAAATTAGTAAACAGAGACTCAGTATTGTCATTGGGGTGGTTGCAGGAATTATGACAGTGATTCTGATCATTTTAATTGTCGTAATGGCGAGGTACTGCAGGTCCAAAAATAAGAATGGCTATGAAGCCGGCAAAAAAGATCATGAAGACTTTTTTACACCCCAACAGCATGACAAATCGAAAAAGCCtaaaaaggacaagaaaaacaaaaaatctaagCAACCTCTCTACAGCAGCATTGTCACAGTAGAAGCTTCTAAACCAAATGGACAGAGGTATGATAGTGTCAATGAGAAGCTGTCAGACAGCCCCAGCATGGGGCGATACCGATCTGTTAATGGTGGGCCGGGCAGTCCTGATCTGGCAAGGCATTACAAATCTAGTTCCCCATTGCCTACTGTCCAGCTTCATCCTCAGTCACCAACTGCAGGAAAAAAACACCAGGCCGTACAAGATCTACCACCAGCCAACACATTTGTGGGAGCAGGAGACAACATTTCAATTGGATCAGATCACTGCTCTGAGTACAGCTgtcaaaccaataacaagtacaGCAAACAGGTAAGATGTGTTCCagatacatttaaatataatCCTAGTGATGGCTAATAACTCTGAGATGGAACATCTGTAATGCTTGGGCTTGTTTTCAAAAGCCACTACTTAACTTTTTTAGTAGTATGAATTTTATGTCAATTCATTAACCATTAATTAGCTGGAACCATCTAACAGGGTGTGCCACTGTTAGACCTAAAGTACAAGAAGCTGCTAATGGAAACATTCAAAGTAGGCAgtgttttctacttctttttttcacttgacACCCCTAATTGATCCTACTTTTTCTGTATCcagaataaatatgtatttatgtacTTGGATGGTTAACTTTAACCCGAATTATTTCTTTCGTGTCTACTAAGTGATAACTGCATCCATAGAGAATATTTCAAAAGTTTCTGCTGGCATTTATACAAATTGGACACTATAATAGTTTTAGCTGTTTTATACATTTTGCAGAATTTACTGATAAGCAGATGCTGATACATGCAAATGTAGTGCCAAGTCTACTTACTTACTATTGTGACAAGAATGctgattttaaagtatttaatgaTATGCAAATGTGGTGCAAAACTACATTTTTTAATACTTTGGTATCTGTAAAAATTCAGCTTCTGTGGTGGTATGCCAccaatatttgcatttttcatgCTTAGtattaaaagtttaaaagcaaaaataaattgagCAAACCATTTATTATTCAGTCAAGCAAGAAAAGTATTCATGATTGATGCACTGTGTGCGGGAATATTTTGGTGTGCATTGTGATTTACTGAGAATTTGAAGGTTGGATGGACTATTTGACAGAATTGTTTTTCAGTGAAATGTGGAAACCGAGTAAAGTATGCATATCCTGAGGTGAGctgtagaaaatataaaattgatttttgaaagttttgtttGTGTAATGTATAATACCCAGAAAGTTTACTTTTTACACCCTCTAAAGTTTATTTGGCACACAGCGAATAAACCTTTCCGAAACTTGTGTGTTTAATGCTGTAGAAAACTCTGCTAACAAAACAGCACACATTTCTTACTGCCAGGACTCATCTCAAGAAACACAGTTATGACTATtaaataatatcaaataatattaaatatgctTTGCAAGTAGAATGTGTGATCTGAGTTGACTTGAGGCAAAGGAAAAGTCGTTTTTCAGCCATGGGATTCATAAAGATGTTAAAGACGGAGGTATTAATTGTTATTGCTTGACTAGTTATTTAAACTGTttcctaaataaataatttatatatgtatatatattactttacTGTAGTTATTTGAATAAGCAGAGGCAGACTTAATATGCTTTCATATCTAATAAAGCAATCCAAGGAAATGCAGGTTTGAACTGCATTGCATTAAGTGGCTTTTGCAGTTATGTCTTTTCATGCACATGTTTGAGTTATTTTAACCTGACATTCAACATAGTGGGGACTTTATTATGTTATTGCTTTACATGGAGTtagaagcagatttttttttgctttaagccCTTTTATCAGTTTTATGACCAATGAAGATTGCGATTAACATAGCTTCTTTATAAAATTACTTATAAACCTCCACAAGTAAATTGAGAACTGTAGCTATTTCTCTAGAAAATGGTAAATGTAATGTAAAAAAGCACAGAGACCTATCTACCAATTATTTACTACTCAGATGTCATCCTTATGCTACTTTTTGTCCTGATGCTGATGGTGATTTTGTCCTAAATTTATGTAATGTTATGCTTTTGAGTGAACATACAAGTGACATAAGCtatttcatgcaagaacttcATATGTTCTGTGCTGTCACTTAAGCTTCGTTTGGTCCATCGAATAGGGTCAATTCTATaatcttgaatttttaaaacagccTGTATCCACACTGTTGGCATCcattttaaagggtaagatgataGGCTTACAAATAAACTAAGGTATGCGGTTAGTCCCTTCACTGAGCAAAGAAGTCCATATATCAAAAGAGAAAGCCCACAAAGCAATAGGAGTGAATCATGCAGCTTGCCAAACGTGACTTTGAGAAACTTGCATGTCATTAGGTATTCAAAAGACATATAAAGTTTTAGCCACAAGTAAACagctaaatgaaataaagatgaatgaAATGCATCCCCCTTAGTGTAATTAGTAATTGTAACTGATATGCTTCATCTCTTCAATAGTGCTGACAAGGGACAGGGGGACCCACTGGTTACAAAGTTACATTCTGCTTAGAGATCTAACATAATAAACAGTGTCCCTTTTAGTCCTGATTTTTGTTTGTGTCATAAGTcaatgattttctgtttttaaaaaggtattatcattattttttataaatctgCCTAAAGGTATTTTCTTTGATTAAACGTGATTTAAATTATTGGAAGAACACAGATTTTAGGATAATTTTACCACTTTTACGATACTCAATTCATCTGAGGAAAAACATAAAGGATGGATTCTTTCAATTCCTTACTGTAAGGATTAATTAAAAATTCTTGCTTTCACCTGACCTAAAGCGTTCGTTTATATTTATGGTGTTTCTGAATTTCCTTATCATCGTTCTTTAGTTGTGATAAAATGAAAGCAATGCTTCttagagttttctttctttatgagaATTAGACTTTTTGAGGTGTTCCTTATAAATTCTGTATATGGTAATATTATCAAAAGCACtgtagaaataaatttataaataacagtacTCCCTTGCTTCCCCCCAATTCCTTTTTTTGGGATGTTTCCATAGGTTTCAGAGACATTCAAATAAAGCTTCTATAGTTACTCTTTGACAGAATTTAAGACGTGCTGCAGAATTGCTGGATTTATGAAATTCACATATTAAAGAGACTGATGATGTAGCCCGCTTTCATATTTCAGACCTTTGCAGTGCAAACCAAAGCGTTTACTTTCAACTAAATAACATGTTTAGGATATTGATCTTTGATAGAATTATTTAAGTTGAGTATCCACctttccatttcattcttcctttacTTGGCAAACCTGGTCCTGGTAGCTAGAGTTTTGGAACCTAGAAGTACACCGTACTTTTGATTTGTAAAATGAAggcaaatatatatttctatgtatttttaaatctccaaTGTTTGAGTAAatgttaaattaatatttttgaacttTTGTAAAAACTATGGTTTCTAAAGATTAATGAACAATTTAAAAGTATAGGTACCACTGTGCttattatttccaccttttttcaGTTCATCTTTGTGATGCTGTTACTTAGACAGTGCACTTGTTTGCAGGtagagatttcattttatttagtgACCGGAAAGTAAGATACtttatttttggcaagaatataaAGATAAATCTTGAATagactttaattttaaaatctatttgtaACTGATCtgaaatattcaagaaaaaattcatattgaCTCTAATGACAATTTTCTTTGTGTAAGGAACTGCTGAATTAAGTCTGAACAATAATCTTTCTAATTGATCAAATTATGGTGTATATATTTATTGTATACTTGGTAAAAAGTATGACagaacttattattttttaattatgtgtGTTTTGGAAGCAAGTGGATTGTCACAATTAGAATTCTAAACAAACattaagaaaactaaatataaattttattcatgtctgtatattccatcgtatatattaTAGTAAAAATGTACCTGCATAGTGATGCTAGCCACAGCTTCCAGTCTTTATTCTTTAAGCACAGTTTCAATAATATGTTTCCCCTGTCTATAATTAAGGGCACTTTTAAGAGGCACAGTGAGTCtatatatattgctatttctgttgCATTCAGCCTCATATATCATATGAGAGGCTTTTAACTGATGAAAGTTAGGCTCTATCTTTAGCAGCATTGACTGGATCTCTGAATGTctatgaaataaagaaaaggccattgactgattgaatctgtaATGAAAAAAGGAATTTATATGGGAGTCCATGCATGATAATTTGAACCTTGTCCTAAACTTATCCCAAGTCAGTTTAAAGATTTCAAGTAAatcatataactggaaaaatatagTAAAATCATTCTCTCTTGCCATCTTTCTATTTTTAAGTGATTTCATATAACATATGTGAGAAAGTATATACATGGTATATAGCACAAACTTTTtttctccccccacacacaccacaAACCCACAGATGTATTTGTATATGCCAACGGTGGTGTCTTTAAGTTTTTTTCCATTGTAATATTTGTACATTGATATGTGCAGAATGTCTGAATCActacaaatcaaaataaaatgcacTGTAATTAACAGCTTAATTTCTGAATGTAAAACCATTTGGGTGTTAATTCTGCACAACATTGTAGAATTAAAATTGATctaattttacagaagagaagatTGAGGCCCAGCATGGAAGAGTAATTTGATTAAGATCACAAAATTATCAGCAATATAAAACATAGGCTAGAATAAAAGTCATGGAATGTAGAGTCCAAtgttgttttttctgtttgtttatcaTTCTACTGTTGGAGAAAAAActgatttttcagattttctctgtATGTATTTAAGTAGTTTTAGAAATCTGTtgagatttatttatgtatatgtaattCTATACATTTGGCTGTGAAGATTGACACTTTTATTATAGTACATAAATCTGCCTTAGGCTCTAGTTCTTATATGAAAAATTATCAGTAATATGAATTTACagctttttaaaggaaaattaattcttcttttcctcctttatgTAGGTTAGCAAATGGTGCCTTACATTAAAGTCATTTAAAATGATTTAGAATATATATTCAACAAGATAATTGATGTAATTTCTAACTTTAGAAATAGAGCATAGGCAATAAATGTAAGCTCCTACCTAACATTTAGCATGTCTTCAATAAAAATGTAgttttaatggggaaaaaaaagcatttagagTTTTCTATGCATTATAGTCAGGATAATCTTTTACACTTTCCACTAATATTGGCTTCTGAGCTCCTTTGCATTTTGCTAACTTTGCCGATGTACTTTGTGTCACAACATCTTGTGTACACAACAGTgaactaaatttgttttatagCCAGTTTTTAGAAGAATGTGACATTGTGTCATTTTCAGTTGGAGTTCTTCCTTATTAGACAACCAATCTAGTGTAGCAGATTCAGAATAACATATTGATGAAATATAGattattgaatttataaattaaaaatgaatcatgaatgatgttttaaaaactaGATATATTATAGCAAAGCCATTTCTTTGTCATAGCCACCCATGTTACTGACATTTtaacatcttttcttcttttggggggaggggtaggGTGGGTTTGGAGGTTATATTGGAAATTTAGCATAATGCTTGTTTAGAGCATTTATGTTTAAGCTGTTTATACCCATTTCTAGATTGTAGTaaggcttctttcatttatttagtataACTCTATAGCTAAGATCTGTTCATATATGTTTTGAGTaagctttgttttcctttcttatttttttttttttaagcctttagAATCTTTTCTAAGTAGGGACTCAGTTGCAGTACATTACACAATGCTTTATTTAGCATTAGTGTTGTGGGAGAAAtcacattccaagaagaactgaGCTGAAACCACTAAAACTAATCTTAATTATCCCTTCTAGTGAATTAATgttttaaaggcagaataaagGTTTATTCTGAAGAATTTGGTGATGTTTGTATTGAACTCTAATGCTGtgtacaaacaaaaaactattaaaagctTCCAAGTAGGCTTCATCTGAcaagttaacatttatttttttttcctgagcacATTTATTATTTACAAACACATAATTTGCAAATGAAAATTCTCTGTTTGAAAACATCTATCACAGCATTCCAGTTGGGCATAAGACACTGGGAGACGTTTCTttgcccccccccttttttttacctgcataaatctttattttccttttttcagatGCGTCTACATCCATACATTACTGTGTTTGGCTGAATTCCACTCTAATATGATGCTCCTTTATGCACCATACTGTGATGACCTTGCTGCTTCGAAACCTGCTGGAGCCTGTTCTTGGCCGTGGGGTGTCAGCCAATCACTGCTTGTTCCACTTGTGcatcttattttcagttttttctcatataaggaaatatataaataaataaacttactaaAGAAATAGTATTAATATAAAGATGTGCTACTAATAAATAGATGCCTAAGTCACCAGCAGCTCCGTTCCCAGAGAGGTGACTAGCAGAACCTCATAGGAAAGTCTTACAAACATTCAGAAacatatttcaacaataattttAAGACTTTGGCTTTGTGTGAACAGTCAAAATTAAGTCAATCAAATCTTTGTCTATAATATATTAACTACAtacttcaaataaaaaacaaagttgaTCACTATTTCATAAGTGCCATGTAATCATAACTTTTTCCAGACCAGTCTGAGAGTTATGTTAGAGTAAAGGTTAGTGTCTGTCATTATGGATGTGTATTTCTAAATTCCATTGTGTGCTTCCATATAGGGGCAGtggagatatttattttaaaaaaacattgtatATAAAAGAAATTTGAGAAATTAGTTTTTGCATTTAACCTAtgcacagaaatggattaattgTTCCTTAAACTCGAAGCATTGACCAAAGTATATATCGAATTTTCAAGGTTTTTTGGTTATattcctgaaaaaaatatttagaactttACAGTTAGATTTACGGAGATCAGCGGAGTCACTTTCAGAAAGAATACGTGGCTTCTTGTTTTTGTGGATTAAACTCAAGCAGTTTCTAAGACTTCAGCATGTTAGATATTTCTGAGAGAACAAATGACCAAATAATTTTAGTTGTAAATGTTATACTCTGTAAATCAACTAATTTTCTGGAATGTCCTTCCaactctttgttttgtatatttatgtctataTTTGTTACTGTATATGTGTTGTTATTGTATATGTGTCTAAAAGTGTGTTCCATATTTAAAGTTTGGTAATTTTGTAATTCAGTTACTGTATTACTTGTCCTATAAAGTGTTCCCCAAATTTTGAAATACTGACCAAGAATACCAAATTCTCAAGATGTTTTGATGAATCATTGTCAATGTAACAGCtcttaaaggaaacaaaaaagagataTTGAAAACAGTATTAAAGAGTGAAGTGATAGGAAATGCACTTTAACCCATGAAAATTCCTAATGTTTACTTGAggccttttattcttttagccattaatagaaaatttaaaggggaaatttcagaAGTTCCAGTAAGAATATAATGAGTAAAACCCTCATTATTCtcaaattctcattttgttttggaCACAAGGAATCAGTGAAAGAAGCTAGTGAAATAGCCTGTaccactttctgtttctttgaaatgGTTCCTCCTCCCCAGTAGTAGACACCATTATATATGCTTAAAGTGTGAATTCTGTAACAAATCACATCAATTCAAaaactgattatttaaaaaaaagcatgtcCAGACCATTGGGTTAATTTAATGTGCAACCACACAGAGGAAATACTCATTAATACCTTCACAAAGAACATTCTAAATCAGCACTTTTATAAACTCAACAACACATTATTGGGGCAAACACATTATTGGGGCATGAAATCAGTTTAGTGGGTCTCTACCACAATTAGAAGAAGTTAAACTGAAAACTTCAGATTATATCATCGTAAATAAGAGTGAATATTGTTTGGTgcaatttttgtttctgttgcatttgtgtacatgtgtgcGTTTTCCCGTTGTTGGTTGCTATAGTGAAATATGCTTCTCTCTATATTTGTTTGGTTTGGGACATGAGCACCGTTTAGTATTATGATTGGAAAAACgtaataaatcaaaacaaaaatattagtaGCACTCCCAAGGAGTCTAGTATACTATTAAGCTGAATCTGAGTGATCAACAGCACGCTCATTACAGCAGCATTTATCAACAGCAAAAAGCTTTTGAGAAGTCTGTTATCATTTCCCAGCTTttcttgccctttttttttttaaacctctgaACATGTTGCCGTTGGTTCATTGTCCATCACTCACTTTTCTCACACTCCACAGCCAATTAGTTGCCCTTCTCAGGTCTCTTGAGCACCGTCCTCTGTGATTACTGGAAGTTCCCTGTGATGGAGGAGACTGTGAACAGATGGAGATAGATAGGCGCAGAACAAACTACACATTGCACcatatattttaggctttgggcattttattttaaactataaaacaataattaattCTTCATTACGAAACCTCAGGAGGAATATGAGAATGCTAGAGACTGATCTGTCTAGAGCAGTTCACTCATTAGATAAGTGTTTTGTTTAAATACAGCTAATATCAGCATTAGTACTGAGTATACAGAGAATAATAAGACAGATGTCCTCATGGAATTAGCATATTATAAGGAAGATTACAGAGCAGATGAATGATAGTATATATTTGCCTCATGCTTCTTGAGTTTCAAAGCATTTTCATACATGTTTGCTCATTAGATCATCAACACACTGTGAGGAAAAATGTCATTATTTCTGGTAAGTCAAGTGAGTTCATAGCTTTTTCATGATTGATGGAAGTACTTTAAGAACTTTATAAAGTCTAGGAAGAAATGTCTGGTCAGCATTTGAGAGTACTGACAGCATTTGAGGGAATTTATgcaatttgtgtctttgaatacAGTATATTTTCAGATGTATCTGTGTAAAATCTTCCCAAAAGAATTGCTTAAAACAGTCAtagttttccaaatgttttgcAGCCACAGATTGCATTTCATATTTAAcgctaataaaaaaacaaaaaagtgccTTGGGTATAATTTGGAGGTCTAATGAACTGAATTTGTAAATAGTGCCCCTTCTGTCATCTATTATAAAAACTCTCAAGAAGTAGGCATATCTCTTTAACCCTAACTTAATTCTTCAGACTGTTTCCAGAAAACCTATCAAGGACCTTTGAAAGTGattcaaaattttgaaatttctctCTGGGAGTAATTTTCTATCCGCAACTCAGAaacttgtgtgtatgtgtgtgtgcgcgtgtgtataagggtttttaaaaatccttgcaCTTTGTAAAGCATGTATTGATTTGCTATAATTTTAATACACAGTGCAAGGCTTTGGAGTGAGATAAAATGATGAATAGAACAAGGTCCCTACCTTTATGGGTAAAACAGTGCAAACATTTTATACTGAAGGCAAGGAATAACATGTAAAGTTCAGAGGGGCTGGCCCAAGTTTATTCTGTTTGCCACTGTATTCCCAGTGCCAGGTAGATGCCCATTTTATAGGAGGAACTCCGAAATGTTTGTTGAAGGGCCTGGCTTTTGGGCTAGACATTCTTTAGTCTCATGCTCAC from Tamandua tetradactyla isolate mTamTet1 chromosome 19, mTamTet1.pri, whole genome shotgun sequence carries:
- the PCDH7 gene encoding protocadherin-7 isoform X2, with translation MLRMRTAGWARGWCLGCCLLLPLSLSLAAAKQLLRYRLAEEGPADVRIGNVASDLGIVTGSGEVTFSLESGSEYLKIDNLTGELSTSERRIDREKLPQCQMIFDENECFLDFEVSVIGPSQSWVDLFEGRVIVLDINDNTPTFPSPVLTLTVEENRPVGTLYLLPTATDRDFGSNGIERYELLQEPGGGGGGGGGGEGRRAGPADSAPYPGGGGNGASGGGGTGGSKRRLDAPENGGGASPGGRSSVFELQVADTPDGEKQPQLIVKGALDREQRDSYELTLRVRDGGDPPRSSQAILRVLITDVNDNSPRFEKSVYEADLAENSAPGTPILQLRAADLDVGVNGQIEYVFGAATESVRRLLRLDETSGWLSVLHRIDREEVNQLRFTVMARDRGQPPKTDKATVVLNIKDENDNVPSIEIRKIGRIPLKDGVAHVAEDVLVDTPIALVQVSDRDQGENGVVTCTVVGDVPFQLKPASDTEGDQNKKKYFLHTSAPLDYETTREFNVVIVAVDSGSPSLSSNNSLVVKVGDTNDNPPVFGQSVVEVYFPENNLPGERVATVLATDADSGKNAEIAYSLDSSVLGIFTIDPDSGDILVNSVLDREQTDRYEFKVNAKDKGIPVLQGSTTVIVQVADKNDNDPKFMQDVFTFYVKENLQPNSPVGMVTVMDADKGRNAEMSLFIEENSNIFSIENDTGTIYSTMSFDREYQTTYTFRVKAVDRGDPPRSATATVSLFVMDENDNAPTVNLPRNISYTLLPPSSNVRTVVATVLATDSDDGINADLNYSIVGGNPFKLFEIDSTSGVVSLVGKLTQKHYGLHRLVVQVNDSGQPSQSTTTLVHVFVNESVSNATVIDSQIARSLHTPLTQDIAGDPSYEISKQRLSIVIGVVAGIMTVILIILIVVMARYCRSKNKNGYEAGKKDHEDFFTPQQHDKSKKPKKDKKNKKSKQPLYSSIVTVEASKPNGQRYDSVNEKLSDSPSMGRYRSVNGGPGSPDLARHYKSSSPLPTVQLHPQSPTAGKKHQAVQDLPPANTFVGAGDNISIGSDHCSEYSCQTNNKYSKQPFRRVTFSVVSQPQDPHQGSLQSCYDSGLEESETPSSKSSSGPRLGALPLPEDNYERTTPDGSVDSRPLPDVALTGKCTRECDEYGHSDSCWMPVRTSPERKKSQPKLSTFMPVDERGSQENLANGEAAIMGDRNRNLLNKKLTSSYETFSTASFSKNEEANPEDIPLTKTGEYKPSPVNTLTRREVYL
- the PCDH7 gene encoding protocadherin-7 isoform X1 is translated as MLRMRTAGWARGWCLGCCLLLPLSLSLAAAKQLLRYRLAEEGPADVRIGNVASDLGIVTGSGEVTFSLESGSEYLKIDNLTGELSTSERRIDREKLPQCQMIFDENECFLDFEVSVIGPSQSWVDLFEGRVIVLDINDNTPTFPSPVLTLTVEENRPVGTLYLLPTATDRDFGSNGIERYELLQEPGGGGGGGGGGEGRRAGPADSAPYPGGGGNGASGGGGTGGSKRRLDAPENGGGASPGGRSSVFELQVADTPDGEKQPQLIVKGALDREQRDSYELTLRVRDGGDPPRSSQAILRVLITDVNDNSPRFEKSVYEADLAENSAPGTPILQLRAADLDVGVNGQIEYVFGAATESVRRLLRLDETSGWLSVLHRIDREEVNQLRFTVMARDRGQPPKTDKATVVLNIKDENDNVPSIEIRKIGRIPLKDGVAHVAEDVLVDTPIALVQVSDRDQGENGVVTCTVVGDVPFQLKPASDTEGDQNKKKYFLHTSAPLDYETTREFNVVIVAVDSGSPSLSSNNSLVVKVGDTNDNPPVFGQSVVEVYFPENNLPGERVATVLATDADSGKNAEIAYSLDSSVLGIFTIDPDSGDILVNSVLDREQTDRYEFKVNAKDKGIPVLQGSTTVIVQVADKNDNDPKFMQDVFTFYVKENLQPNSPVGMVTVMDADKGRNAEMSLFIEENSNIFSIENDTGTIYSTMSFDREYQTTYTFRVKAVDRGDPPRSATATVSLFVMDENDNAPTVNLPRNISYTLLPPSSNVRTVVATVLATDSDDGINADLNYSIVGGNPFKLFEIDSTSGVVSLVGKLTQKHYGLHRLVVQVNDSGQPSQSTTTLVHVFVNESVSNATVIDSQIARSLHTPLTQDIAGDPSYEISKQRLSIVIGVVAGIMTVILIILIVVMARYCRSKNKNGYEAGKKDHEDFFTPQQHDKSKKPKKDKKNKKSKQPLYSSIVTVEASKPNGQRYDSVNEKLSDSPSMGRYRSVNGGPGSPDLARHYKSSSPLPTVQLHPQSPTAGKKHQAVQDLPPANTFVGAGDNISIGSDHCSEYSCQTNNKYSKQPFRRVTFSVVSQPQDPHQGSLQSCYDSGLEESETPSSKSSSGPRLGALPLPEDNYERTTPDGSVGEAEHMENDSRPLPDVALTGKCTRECDEYGHSDSCWMPVRTSPERKKSQPKLSTFMPVDERGSQENLANGEAAIMGDRNRNLLNKKLTSSYETFSTASFSKNEEANPEDIPLTKTGEYKPSPVNTLTRREVYL